GTTTACGATGTCGGGCTTCTTGCTTGCCGATCAAAAAGGAACTGTCTTCCTAAGTGCGCTAGCTACACTAAGTGTACTCTCAAGCGGCAATACGCAGTAAGTAGCGCAGCTGAATTGTATTGATGCCTCACATGCTAATGTTGCCTATGCGCCGGCTTGGGGTAAGAGGAGTGAGCGCTCTGGCCACCTTCGCCACCCGGTTGATGGCCGTAGGTACATCGGAAGCTTTGAATGTGGCGTAGAGACATAGCGGGTCTGCCCAACCGTTGGCACTGAATTAGGTACTAGCTGCCATAAGCACTTTAATACTTACACATGCGGCTTCTTCCTTCTTGTAGTATTTTGCTGTTTGTTGGTCTACTCACAGCAAGTTGCTCGGATAATAAACAGACCCTTACGCCTGCGACAACCTTCCCAACGCACGACGAGAACTTGGCGCTGGGTAATCCGAGTGGGGCCACGACGGACGCGAGTAACTACACAAACTACCTGCTCGTAAAGCCGCAGTATACGCTCAGCTACCACCGCGACCGCGGGACTCCCAACTGGGTGAGTTGGCACTTGAGCAGCGCCTGGCTGGGCACAGCGGATCGCCAAGACAACTTCACAGCTGACAATACGCTGCCTACAAGCTGGTACCGCGTGACCACGAGCAGCTACACCGGTTCCGGGTTTGACCGGGGGCATAACTGTCCCTCGGCCGATCGTACGGGTTCAGTGGAGGATAACTCGGCCACGTTCCTGCTGAGCAACATCATGCCGCAAGCGCCCAACAACAACCAGCGCACCTGGGTGGGATTGGAGAACTACTGCCGCACGCTTGTAGACCAAGGCAATGAACTCTACATCATCTGTGGCAGCTACGGCAAAGGGGGAGTGGGCAGCAACGGCGCGGCTTCCACCTTGGATAATGGTCACGTAACCGTTCCGGACCGCTGCTGGAAAGTCGTGGTGGTATTACCTATCGGCATTGATGACGTGCAACGGGTGAGCACCAGCACGCGCGTCATTGCGATTGATATACCAAACGACAATAGCGTCAAAACAGATTGGGCCAGCTACGGTACCACCGTCGATGCGATTGAGCAGGCTACTGGTTATGATCTATTGTCGGCTGTGTCCACTTCTGTGCAAAAGACGGTAGAGGCGAGTGTCGATACCGGTCCAACGAACTAGACTGCCCGAACACTTGGACCTACACCAGTGCCTGTGCTGTACCAGTAGTGAAGGAATAGAAGAGTACATACCTTACGTGACGGATATCAAATAAAAAGCCCGGCTCTCATTAGGCCGGGCTTTTTGCGTTATAGGGACCCTATATAAGAATGTTTATTTCCGATAATTGAGCCCAATCGGCCTCCGATTACCATCCGTTGTTTGCGTCTCGAGCAGGCTATACTGCATGGGGTTCAACTTTCGCTCCTACTACTTACCCATGCTTGGTTCTTGCAGACTGCGTACTACCAGTGCCATTGCGCGTTCGAGCGCTACAGGTAGGTAGCAGCGTACACGAATAATGACAAATTCGCCTGAGAGGGTTGCCCGGCCACGCTCGCCGCTGTAATTGATCGGCGGGACGCGGGAAGGTTGCGTGGCGACAACCTAAAAAAAGTGCACTACCCCCCCCTGTTTAGGGGTACTGTCTTCTTGGGATTTGGGCAAAAGCGTCGAATACCTTCGCTTCGGTCAAGTGCCCGGACTTTTCTACTCGCCGTTTGTCGCGGTGAGATAAGAGGGGTTGGGTCTGACTGCTCACTATCGACTTCTTGTCTCCTCTTATCCTCCCCAATCATGACCATACCTTTACATTCGCTTCTCACTCGCCGGCGGCACCTAGTGCTGCTGGCCAGCTTACTCGGGCTGAGCCTCAGGACCCAGGCCCAGCTGACAATCACCAGCACGAGTCCGGTGCGCAACACCAACCAGGCGCCTCGGGCCACGAACGTGAGCTTAACCTACAACCAGGCGCTGAATACTACCACCGCTAGTCAAGTGCGCGTGTTCAGCCAGCAGGCTGGCGGGCGCAAAGCGGCCACGTACTCGGCCAGCGGCAACACGCTCACGGTGAACCCCACCACCGACTTCAAGCCTGGCGAGACGGTCTTCGTCACCGCCCCGGCCACGGTGCGCAGCAGCACCGGCACGGCTGCCACGCCCCGCGTGTTCCAGTTCACCACCCAGGCCGGCATAGCTGCCGGTACGTTCGGCGGCGGTAGCCAGCTAGCGGTGAGTAGCTTACCCAATACGGTGACGCCCGCGGATGTGGATGGCGACGGTGACCTCGATCTACTCGTCTCAGCCGGGAACTTTGGCCCAACCTTCGTTAACGTCCGCCTCAATCAGGGCGGGGCACAAGGCGGAACGCCCGGCACCTACGCGGGGGGCTCGGATGTCGCTGTTGGCAGCAGAACGCGTGGCGTCGTGGTAGGGGATATAGATGGGGACGGGGACCTGGATCTGCTCACGGCCAACTACATCCCTACCGGCACCGTGAGTGTACGCCTGAACCAAGGTGGAGTGCAGGGCGGAACGCCGGGCACCTACGGGGGGGGCTCGGATCCGACAGTAGGTAGTTTTCCGCAGAGCGTGGCGCTGGGCGACGTCGATGGCGATGGCGACCTCGACCTGCTGGCGGCCAACTCTAACGACGTCACCGTGAGTGTGCGCCTCAATAACGGGCAGGGCGCCTTCAGCGGCGGCTCCGAAGTGAGTGTGGGAAGTGGTCCTAGAGATCTAGCGCTGGGCGACGTCGATAGCGACGGCGACCTGGATCTGCTGACCATCAACGACGGCGATATAAGTAACTTCTTCAGCGCCAGCGTAAGCGTACGCCTCAACAATGGAGGGGGTGGCTTCGGCGGCGGCTCCAACTGGAGCTTGAACGGGGGGGCCAGAGGCATTGCGTTAGGTGACCTAGACCAGGATGGCGCCTTGGATTTACTGGTGGCAACCAGCAACAGTGTGGTGAATGTGTTCCGTAATAATGGACAGGGCCGCTTTACGAGCGGCCAAGAGGTCCGTGTCGGGACCGATACCAACGATCTAGCGCTGGGCGACGTAGATGGCGACGGCAACCTGGATTTTCTGACGGCTAATTACAACGGCAACTCGGTGAGTGTCCGCCTGAACACGGGGCAAGGAACTTTCTCCGGCGGCACCGAAGTGCCCTTGGGCCCCGCAATCTACAGCGTCAGTGTAGGCGATCTGGATGGGGATGGGGACCTGGACCTCGCGGCGTCGAGCTTCAGCGAGAACACGGTGAGCGTGCGCCTGAATCAAGCGCCCTCTCTCCCTACCATCACCAGCTTCACGCCCACCCGTGGGGTAGCCGGCACGAGCGTCACCATTACCGGCACAGGCTTCACCGGCGGTACGGTCGTGCGCTTTAACAGCACCACCGCCAGTGGCGTTACGGTTACTTCGGCTACGCAGCTGACGGCTACCGTGCCCGCCAGCGCCACTTCCGGCCCCATCAGCGTGACCACGCCCGGCGGCACAGCCAGCACCAGCGGCCTCACGCCGGCCGTCTTTACCGTCACGGCCGCCCCGGTGGTGACCACCACGGACGGCACCACCACCGCCCTCGAGCAGACCTTCACGGCCGTGGACCCCGGCCTGACCGTCACGGATGCAGATGGCTCCACCCTGGCCTCGGCCACGGTGAGCATCAGCAGCGGCTTTGTCAGCAGTCAGGATGAGTTGTTGACCACGCCCACCGGCAACATCACGACCAGCTACAACCCCACTACGGGGGTGCTCACGCTGACCTCGTCGGCAGCCCGCGTTAGCCT
This Hymenobacter sp. GOD-10R DNA region includes the following protein-coding sequences:
- a CDS encoding DNA/RNA non-specific endonuclease, which gives rise to MRLLPSCSILLFVGLLTASCSDNKQTLTPATTFPTHDENLALGNPSGATTDASNYTNYLLVKPQYTLSYHRDRGTPNWVSWHLSSAWLGTADRQDNFTADNTLPTSWYRVTTSSYTGSGFDRGHNCPSADRTGSVEDNSATFLLSNIMPQAPNNNQRTWVGLENYCRTLVDQGNELYIICGSYGKGGVGSNGAASTLDNGHVTVPDRCWKVVVVLPIGIDDVQRVSTSTRVIAIDIPNDNSVKTDWASYGTTVDAIEQATGYDLLSAVSTSVQKTVEASVDTGPTN